From a single Bryobacter aggregatus MPL3 genomic region:
- a CDS encoding PhoPQ-activated pathogenicity-related family protein has protein sequence MRLPKRFAISDSIRKHPTRLLSSLFLVFTAFGADTALDRYVKTPDPSYQWNAAGTSSVSGVSVSLLEMTSQTWRTAQEVDKPVWKHFIQIYRPANVKSNIALLWIDGGNNRGNKPNPNPLMLKIAQDNGVIVAELRQIPSEPLSFLDETNRPRNEDGIIAYTWEKYLKGGDDQWPLRLPMTKAGVRAMDTVTAYLKSQAGGAIDVNRFIVGGASKRGWTTWTVAAVDPRVVAIAPMVIDLLNIVPNFMHHYRVYGFWAPAIQDYVDSRIPDWFNTKRFQSLMKIEEPFEYRDRLTMPKLLINSAGDDFFVPDSSQFYYSKLKGENHIRYMPNTRHSLEPAGVAQSLSAFVDSIVNQKSRPHLSWKIDRKNGAIAVKTVEQPKEAKLWSITNPKARDFRLTTTGPQWKSEKVSLVKGRYVARVPKPGSGYTAFFVELSYENGSPNPHTFTTEVSIVPNVYPFPTPKPGDGLAPRN, from the coding sequence ATGCGGCTGCCCAAGCGATTCGCGATCTCGGACTCGATCCGGAAGCACCCAACCCGGCTACTCTCTAGTCTTTTTCTTGTCTTTACTGCGTTTGGCGCCGATACCGCGCTCGATCGTTATGTGAAGACTCCCGATCCAAGCTACCAATGGAACGCCGCTGGCACTTCGAGTGTGAGCGGCGTTTCTGTTTCTCTGCTCGAGATGACCAGCCAGACCTGGCGTACGGCACAAGAAGTGGACAAGCCGGTCTGGAAGCACTTTATCCAGATCTACAGGCCCGCCAACGTGAAAAGCAACATTGCCCTGCTCTGGATCGACGGCGGAAACAATCGCGGAAACAAACCCAATCCGAATCCGCTCATGCTGAAGATCGCGCAAGACAACGGCGTGATCGTTGCCGAACTACGCCAGATTCCAAGCGAGCCCCTGAGCTTTCTTGACGAAACAAACCGGCCGCGCAATGAAGACGGCATTATCGCTTACACCTGGGAGAAATACCTGAAGGGAGGAGACGACCAGTGGCCACTCCGCCTGCCGATGACCAAGGCCGGAGTGCGCGCCATGGATACGGTGACGGCCTATTTGAAATCACAGGCAGGCGGCGCGATCGACGTCAATCGCTTCATCGTCGGCGGCGCCTCCAAACGTGGCTGGACCACCTGGACCGTCGCGGCAGTTGATCCGCGCGTCGTAGCCATCGCCCCAATGGTCATCGACCTTCTGAATATAGTGCCCAACTTCATGCACCACTATCGCGTTTACGGGTTCTGGGCGCCCGCGATTCAGGATTATGTCGACAGCCGGATTCCCGATTGGTTTAACACCAAACGCTTCCAGTCGCTCATGAAAATTGAGGAACCCTTCGAGTACCGGGATCGCTTGACGATGCCGAAGTTGCTGATCAATTCTGCGGGCGACGATTTCTTTGTCCCGGATAGCTCGCAGTTCTACTACTCCAAGCTGAAGGGCGAAAACCACATCCGCTATATGCCCAATACTCGTCACAGCCTCGAACCGGCCGGAGTGGCTCAAAGCCTCTCCGCCTTTGTCGATTCCATCGTGAACCAGAAATCGAGACCTCATCTGTCCTGGAAGATCGATCGCAAAAACGGTGCGATCGCAGTCAAAACAGTCGAGCAGCCCAAGGAAGCAAAGCTCTGGAGCATCACCAACCCGAAAGCACGGGACTTCCGCTTAACTACTACCGGTCCGCAATGGAAATCAGAGAAGGTTTCGCTCGTCAAAGGCCGTTACGTCGCCCGTGTCCCCAAGCCAGGCTCCGGGTATACCGCCTTTTTTGTCGAACTGAGCTACGAAAATGGAAGCCCGAATCCTCACACCTTTACTACAGAGGTCAGCATCGTGCCGAATGTCTATCCCTTCCCTACCCCAAAGCCCGGGGACGGTCTGGCGCCTCGAAACTAA
- the aceE gene encoding pyruvate dehydrogenase (acetyl-transferring), homodimeric type, whose amino-acid sequence MITTKPEIPVDAAGQETSEWLEALDQVVDEAGQKRASELLQQLMSRAAQLGVTAPMRQNTPYVNTIPVSEEVPYPGDREIERRIKSYVRWNAMAMVVRANKYDDGIGGHISTFASLASISEVGFNHFFRGSIQAADGSTQPGDFIYYQGHASPGVYSRAFLEGRLSEEHLMNFRHELRDKPGLSSYPHPWLMPDFWQFPTVSMGLGPINSIYHARFLRYLENRSLIPVTDRKVIMIGGDGETDEPESLGALTLASREKLDNLIFIINCNLQRLDGPVRGNGSIIQELEGAFRGAGWNTIKCLWGSNWDPLFAKDKTGILTKRMAECVDGEYQNFKVRGPAYARSEFFGKYPELAELVADLSDDDIANLKRGGHDPVKVYNALRRAYAHRGGPTVILMKSIKGYGMGEAGEGKNVAHNQKKLNETELEYVRKRFSIPVPAEAAMTASFYKPDENSPEAQYIRKQRAAMGGPVPSRNEGNWALTAPSIDSFAESLGGSAGRPASTTAAFVGILKSILKEKAIAKYIVPIVPDEARTFGMESLFRQVGIYASQGQLYKPVDSDMFLYYKESRDGQILEEGITEAGSMASFTAAGTAYANLNTPMIPFYIYYSMFGFQRVGDQVWAFADARGKGFMIGGTAGRSTLNGEGLQHQDGHTHVLFSVVPTCQCYDPAYAYELAVIIQDGIRRMYQDRENIFYYITAYNENYPQPAMPTDIPDIENGIRRGIYKLRKSTHGEASVQLWGSGPMLNEALRAQEILAQKFNIAADVWSVTSYVNLRRDAIEVERWNRLHPNQTPRRPLVQQVLDGSHGPIIASSEYMKVLADQLAPWLDGRLTALGTDGFGRSENRAHLRRFFEIDAESIAAAALSRLAREGKMDANAAAQAIRDLGLDPEAPNPATL is encoded by the coding sequence ATGATTACCACCAAGCCAGAGATTCCAGTCGACGCAGCCGGACAAGAAACCTCCGAATGGCTGGAGGCCCTCGACCAGGTCGTTGATGAAGCGGGACAGAAGCGAGCGAGCGAACTGCTCCAACAGCTGATGTCTCGCGCCGCGCAACTTGGCGTGACGGCTCCCATGCGCCAGAACACCCCTTATGTGAACACGATTCCCGTGTCAGAGGAGGTTCCGTATCCAGGCGATCGTGAGATCGAACGCCGGATCAAGTCCTACGTGCGTTGGAATGCGATGGCGATGGTGGTACGCGCCAATAAGTATGACGACGGGATTGGTGGACACATCTCTACCTTTGCCTCACTCGCCTCGATCTCCGAAGTCGGCTTCAACCACTTCTTCCGCGGCTCAATCCAGGCAGCCGACGGCTCGACGCAGCCCGGCGATTTCATTTATTACCAGGGCCACGCCTCTCCCGGTGTCTACTCCCGCGCCTTCCTCGAAGGCCGGCTCAGCGAAGAACACCTCATGAATTTCCGCCACGAGCTGCGTGACAAGCCAGGCCTGTCCAGCTACCCGCATCCATGGCTGATGCCGGACTTCTGGCAGTTCCCCACCGTCTCGATGGGCCTCGGTCCGATCAATTCGATCTACCATGCCCGCTTCCTGCGCTACCTCGAGAATCGCAGTCTGATCCCGGTCACGGATCGCAAAGTCATCATGATCGGTGGAGACGGCGAGACGGACGAGCCGGAAAGCCTCGGCGCGCTCACGCTGGCCTCGCGCGAGAAGCTCGACAATCTCATCTTCATCATCAACTGCAATCTGCAGCGTCTCGATGGCCCGGTGCGCGGCAATGGCTCGATCATCCAGGAACTGGAAGGCGCCTTCCGCGGCGCGGGCTGGAACACGATCAAGTGCCTCTGGGGCTCCAACTGGGATCCGCTCTTTGCCAAAGACAAGACCGGCATCCTCACCAAGCGCATGGCCGAATGCGTCGACGGTGAATATCAGAATTTCAAGGTCCGCGGCCCGGCCTATGCCCGCAGCGAATTCTTTGGAAAGTATCCCGAACTCGCCGAACTCGTAGCCGACCTGAGCGACGACGATATCGCCAATCTCAAGCGTGGCGGCCATGACCCGGTCAAGGTCTACAACGCCCTGCGCCGCGCCTACGCCCACCGCGGCGGCCCGACAGTCATCCTCATGAAGTCGATCAAGGGCTACGGCATGGGAGAAGCGGGCGAAGGCAAGAACGTCGCCCACAACCAGAAGAAGCTCAACGAAACGGAACTGGAGTATGTGCGCAAGCGCTTCAGCATTCCGGTTCCTGCTGAAGCCGCAATGACGGCCAGCTTCTATAAGCCTGACGAAAATTCTCCAGAGGCGCAGTACATCCGAAAGCAGCGCGCCGCGATGGGCGGTCCCGTTCCTTCCCGCAACGAAGGGAACTGGGCGCTCACCGCGCCGAGCATAGACTCCTTTGCCGAATCCCTCGGTGGCTCTGCCGGCCGTCCTGCTTCGACGACGGCAGCCTTTGTCGGTATCCTCAAGAGCATCCTCAAAGAGAAGGCGATCGCAAAGTATATTGTGCCCATCGTCCCCGACGAGGCACGTACCTTCGGCATGGAGTCGCTGTTCCGCCAGGTGGGCATCTACGCCAGCCAAGGCCAGCTCTATAAGCCCGTCGACAGCGATATGTTCCTGTACTACAAGGAATCGCGCGATGGCCAGATTCTGGAAGAAGGCATCACTGAAGCCGGTTCAATGGCCAGCTTCACCGCTGCCGGCACGGCTTACGCGAATCTGAACACGCCGATGATCCCGTTCTACATCTACTATTCGATGTTCGGGTTCCAGCGTGTCGGCGATCAAGTTTGGGCATTTGCCGACGCTCGCGGCAAGGGTTTCATGATCGGCGGCACCGCCGGCCGCTCCACCCTGAACGGCGAAGGCTTGCAGCACCAGGACGGTCACACGCATGTGCTGTTCAGCGTCGTCCCCACCTGCCAGTGCTACGATCCGGCTTACGCCTACGAACTCGCGGTCATCATCCAGGACGGCATCCGGCGGATGTACCAGGATCGCGAAAACATCTTCTACTACATCACGGCCTATAACGAAAACTATCCGCAGCCCGCAATGCCGACGGACATTCCGGACATCGAGAATGGTATCCGTCGCGGCATCTACAAGCTGCGCAAGTCCACCCACGGCGAGGCGAGTGTACAGCTCTGGGGCTCTGGCCCTATGCTGAATGAAGCACTGCGCGCGCAGGAAATTCTTGCCCAGAAGTTCAACATCGCTGCCGATGTCTGGTCGGTAACCAGCTATGTCAACCTGCGCCGCGACGCCATCGAAGTGGAACGCTGGAACCGTCTGCATCCCAACCAAACTCCGCGCCGTCCCCTGGTGCAACAGGTGCTCGACGGATCGCATGGCCCCATCATCGCCTCGAGCGAATACATGAAGGTGCTCGCTGATCAACTCGCGCCTTGGCTCGATGGCCGGCTCACGGCTCTTGGGACCGATGGCTTTGGCCGCTCTGAGAATCGGGCTCACTTGCGCCGCTTCTTTGAAATCGACGCAGAGTCCATTGCCGCCGCAGCCCTCTCTCGCCTCGCGCGAGAAGGTAAGATGGATGCCAATGCGGCTGCCCAAGCGATTCGCGATCTCGGACTCGATCCGGAAGCACCCAACCCGGCTACTCTCTAG